TCGCATCGCGTTTATCGTTAAGACTGGATTTGAAGttggagaaagggagagagggaTTCACAAAAACTTCCAAGTATAATGTGCCCGCACCTAAATGATAATCAAATTTGTACGATAATAGCTCGACACGTGCAGcgaatttggagtttttacaggctctctctctttgctaaGCAGCTAATTTTCAGGTATTTGTTCGGCGGAATATGAAATTACGTGAACAGTTGGAAACGAACTGGAAGTGGGACGAGAGAGGCACACACTCGCTCGAGGGACAGCCAGGGCGCGCCACGTGTTGGCGGATGGCTGACCTTCACGCGCGCGGAGAAGCGCGTCCGTTCTCCCCCACCCCCTATGAATGGCCGATCTTTTTTCTCCTGCCCCGTTCGGATTAATCGCGGTTGATGGAAAACATGGTAATCGTTCACGGGACGGCCTTTGACCGCCACTACCTTCTGCGATACATACACACCACTCAAGTTCGCTCACTCGTCACTATATAAATATGTGTGTGTGGGTACGCACACTTTCACTCCATACATTGACGGAGCTCTCGTTCATCTTCTTTCCTCGCTTTCCTACGATCGCTCGATCCATCTTTTCTTTATACCCGAAGGTGTTTGGCGTTGGCGGTGTTTCAGGAGGTCGCCATGGATCTTGAGTACCCAGAGGAGTTCTTGGGCGCTGGCCATGATCATCACTCGCAGATCGCCAAGGGTAAGCGCACGAAGCGCCAGCGGCCGGCCTCCCCGTGTGGCGCTATGACCTCTTGCTCCTCgagcggcggcggtggaggcgaaggaggaggagggggggatAACGGCTCGGCTTTGTCCCCGTCGTCTTCCGGCGATAACGTCGTCTACTCGAGCgccgaggaagaagaggaggacatGGCGAATTGCCTTATCCTCTTGGCGCAAGGTGATGGCCGTCCGAGCCGGATTGGTTGCGACCACGATGGCGGCAAGGTGGGGGTCTTCAGCGGCAAGAAATTCTCCGAGGTGGTTGCCACTGCCGCCGTCGGGGGCGGCGCCGCGGCCGCGGCCACCGCGAGGGCCGGTTTCTATGTCTACGAGTGCAAGACTTGCAGCCGCGTGTTCCCGTCGTTTCAAGCGCTGGGAGGGCACCGAGCCAGCCACAAGAAGCCCAGGTCCATCGCCGATCACGATCAGAAAATCAAGCCGTGCGCGGGGGTCGTGGGCTCGGACGTGAATGAAGACGAAGGCGAGGGGCAGTTGGGTAAAATCAGCCCGCCCCTCTCCATCCACGTGGCCAGCCACAAGGGGCTCCATCAAGCGAACAAGCCCAAGATCCACGAGTGCAACATATGCGGGTCCGAGTTCACGTCCGGTCAGGCCTTGGGCGGCCACATGAGGCGGCACAGATCCGCTCCGTCGGCCACGACCACAAGTGCCGAAGCTACTGGTTTAACCGAGTTGCCAGTGGCAGCAGCAGCCATCGCCGGCAGCGAGAAGCCGCGCAACGTGCTCTCTTTGGATTTGAACCTACCGGCACCTCCGGAGGATGATCACCACCATCAGCAAGCACACCGCCGCCGCGAGACCTCAAAGTTCCAATTCGCCACAAGTCAACAGCCGATCATACTGGCGTCACCCGCCTTGGTGGATTGCCACTACTGAAAAGAAGTGGGGTGCACATGTCAATTAATTGTTAAACCCAAACCATATTCATACTTTTTCACATACCCTTTATTATAATTCCCCTCGTCTGTCACGATGAactaataaattttcaatttttggtcaCTCGATCCAATCATGTACGGTCAACGGTTCTCATATCTACATCCGCAAGCATCGCCATTGATGGAGTAAAAGGTGAGAGTGGTTTAGGGTTCATGGTTGCCATTGATTCACGAAAAGGTTGAGTGATTGGGTCGCATCTTTCTTTACCCTTTTCccttattccttttctttaagTGGGAGTGAGTGagtagagagagatagagagagagagagatggaattgGCAAGATTTGCCAGCCTAGGGTTTGGCGGAAGCAGAACCACAGCCAAAAGCGGTGGATTAGGTTTCTTTCACGGTCTATTCCCATTAATGACGAGAGGGGGAGGAGATATGGGCTTAGCCTAAGCAGAAAAGCCTAGGTTGGTCGCCGCCCTTGCCGTATCCGCTCACCCACCCCGGTTTTCTCCTCCCTATCTTTCTTGTTTCCTCTCGAATTTGCTCCAATCGGTTGCTTTTCTTGTAATCCCTTCTTTAATATCGCGTCGTCGCATCAATCAAGCATCGCGTAACTGCACCGTTGCGCCTGGATGGTGCCTACTTATTACATGTGGCCGGAGCTCCGAATTCACGCCTGATCGTCCGATCGTCGCTCGCCCTTTTATCGGATTACGCCTAATCGTCCCAATTACACCTAGTCATCCATATACACGGGGACCCTAGCGATACGACGAGCCTATGTGGATAGAGGGGAAGCCGCACAAGTTGGACCCGCAATCCGTTATTGCCTACCCATATGGGTctattcctcctcctcctcctcatcatctCCAACCAATTTGTCTATTCCAACCGATCGATAATGCTCTTGTCTACGCTTGCGTCGCTGTACAACTAGCCTTAGTTGGccagcgggagagagagagagagagagagaggtgggtgGCTAATCGAGCTTAAAAACTCCCTTAGCACGCGCACAACAGTCTGTCGCTCACTCACTCCATGACTTGGTGTTTGTTAAGTGCACGTATTGGCAAATGTTGGTGAGCAAGCATTGTGGGGCACGGTTGCGTATGACCTCCAAAGTGAGCTGTAGCCCGATTAGGCGTTGTGCTACTCGTCGAGACGGGTTGTGAAAGCTATATTCGATTGTCTCGTTCGACTCGCGCCGCTCAAGAAAGCCCGTCGCTCGCTCGCCGGCTCGGTTCCGGATTCTCATTTCTTTGTCGAAAGAAAAGCGAAGAGGGATAAGAGAAGGCACGATTCGAGAAAATCTTGGGTTATTGGCCATTCATCGACGACATTAGAGGCGAAtaaggaggggaaaaagaacgTTTCCGACTAGCTGTCATTACGCAATTCTTCGGAGGGCACTTGAGAAGTTAAAATACGCGTGAAatggtgaaaaaaagaaagaagcaaagcaATCGAAGCGAATGTACAAGTTCCAGTgtgtttggttcaactttggaAATGGGTTTTGAACAAATGCAAAATGCCTTTAACTAAATggctttggagaaatgcaaccggcatttggtaaaaaaaccTATAAAATGCAACTTTGGATTAAGTAGTATTTggcaaaacaaaaaccaaaaaaacaaatgcaaaggGCTTTTGGTtgcacatttcttttcttttttttatatataaattatcaAAACCCTTCACCGATCAGCAAAGGGCTCGGGCCGCCGACAAGCTAGATTTAGCGCCATCGGCCCTCACTTGCCGAATCTGGCACTGCCGGCCCTTTGCTTGCCGGATCCGCCCTCTCCAACTGTCCTCGctcaagaagatgaacaatatcTAGGGTTTTACTTTTCCAAAGGtgtaaaaaaattggatttttggtgTGGTTTTGCGGAGAATACAAGCAACTAGCTAGTTTTCATTAATGAGACTTTCGGCATTCCGAAAATATTGGTAGGAAATAGCATTGGAACTTCCAGCCTTTCCCAATGCTCTTTGAAAAGTCTTGCCAAACACCCTAGCATTTCTCTAAGAGGCTTTAATGGCCCAAAGCTGAACCAAAAATGAATCATTTGCACGGTACGATTTTGGATAACAACTAACTCCGAACTTTGTCAACACTCCCTTCTCTTGAAGTCGCGATCTCTCCAAACCCTAATGACAACCCGAGTAGATTAAAGTTAGCTAAACCTAATAAATCGCCCAAGAAGTCTCTCTACTAATCGTGACGGTTGATCGTATTCCTAACCCTATTCATCTAAACTAATGAAATTGCTCCCAATCCAACATAGAATCCGAAAAAAATCACACAATTTggccaccccaccccccccaccccccccacacacacacactcgctcgctcgctcgctcgatCATTCAAAGCATGAACGGTCGCCATCTTAACACTAAAGGGAGGAAAATTTCAGGGCAAAGTAAAGCGAATCGCGCTCTCGCGCACACGGAGCTGTCCCATCTCGGGCAACTACTCAAAATGTACctgaggagaggagaggagacgAAGACGACGGGGCATTTCCTTCCGGGGAAGATTCTTCGATTCCTGTCCAGAACTCACGACACGTGGACAGTTCACGCCtcggaggtggaggtggaggtggaggtgggcgTTGCTCTCCGAACCTTGCATCGCTGGATGGCCTCAAAACCTCATCTTCACTTCCAACCCCGTTTGGAGATTTTTTGTCTCCGTAAAAGCTTAAGAATATTGTATTTTTatcgattcagttctaaactttttaattttatcaattaagtcctaaacgttttcacattttgttttatcaattgagtccatccgatcaatttaagCTGAAAATTCCTAAAATGGGCGTTGATTGTCCAACGTGCCACGGGCAGCGTTGATATAGATAATTTTCATAGTATCTTGattctttattgatttttaatttatttctttattttcttcattaCTTTTTCTTTACTGTGGCCGGCCGACGAGGGATGCCAAAACCACGTCGGTCGGCGCGGGGTGTGGGTGCCCGACCGTCGTCCGCGGCCGGCGAGGGCGTCGCAACCCTCGCCCGGTGGTTGGCAAGGACTCGGCAACCGCCGACCTTCGTGGGTCATagtgaagaaaaagtaaagaggaaaggaagaaagaaagaaaaataaaacaaataattttaaaaaaaaagtataaaaaattgttacaaattatccatgtcggtgcCGGTTATGCCACGTCAACGGTTTTTAACcgaaattgaccggatgaactcaattagcaaaaatgtgaaaaggtttagaattcagtggacaaaaataaaagatttaatactgaattgacataaatataataagtttaaaacttccTAATGGAGCGTGCCGAATGGGTGGTGGTGTTAGCAAGTGAGTTGTCCGGTGCGAAAGGAAAGAATCCACTAATTCAATGCCTTTAGTACGTATTCGCCGGCCATTCGATGcgcttcttttgcttttgcactGTTTCCACATATTCCATAGGCGCCACTTTGGATTTGCTACataagtttcttttctttagcaCAACAACTTGGAAAATGACggtaaaacattaaaaagaaaaaagtgaaattttcctttttcgtgtaATTACCTACATGTCGCAAGCGCGTCGATGAAAATTATGACTGAAATGTGATTAAATTAATGGAAATTCATAATATTAGCATGGCGACATTTGTTTTTTACACTTGTGGTAAGATAGCCCCGCCTAGGTTTGGCGAAATCTCGAGCACGTGAAGTTCGGGTGAGCGGTCCGAACAACATGGAATTGCTTGAATTTGGCAAGGCGTGGAGCCGAACATGTTTGCGGCACGATGAATCCATTCCAATGTTTGCTTGCAATTATCACTAAACCAATCCACGGCATATGTAATCCGAAATCGTGTCGATGTATTAGTCACGTGCTCAATCGATTTAGTTGTATGGTAAAAGTATTTGGTGAGGGCGTCGATGAGGGACGACCGTCGACCCTCACCGGCtgcaggggaaaaaaagaagagaaaagaagaaaaaaattcatacaaactcaatattattgaaatattattttaaaatatccacgtcaagaTCGATTGTGCCTACATGGCACGGCCAGCAACCACATCGGTGGTTTCGgggcaaaaattgatcggatagaccgaattgatgtaaaatatttaggattgaattgacattaaaaaaaattatgactaaattggcacaatttacagtaaatttaggactttttcggtaATTCTCTCATCGAATAGTGGTGAATATTTCTCTCTAAAACACTCCGAGCTTTGGGCTTGGAAGTTAGGTGGGTGACAAGCCCTAATTCATCGGTCTAAGACATGGAACGAATTTGAGAACCGACGCACATGGTTTGCTCGTTTGGGGGTGTCGGTATTTTCGCCACATACATCAAATTACAAAACTAGTGGTACCCCCTAACCCCTCTTGGCATTACATGGCACGGTCGGTATCCACGTCGGTGGTTTCGcaccaaaaattgatcggatataCTGAATTGGCTGGAAAGGtctatgactcaattgacaaaaaaaaaaattataattgagtTGGCACAATTCGTagtaaatttaggacttttttcggTAATTCTCCCATCGAATAGTGGCGAATATCTCTCTAAAACGCTCCGAGCTTTGGGCTCGGGAGTTAGGTGGGTGAGAAGCCCTACTTCATCGGTCTAAGACATGGAACGAATTTAAGAACCGACGCACATGGTTTGGTCGTTTGGGGGTGTTGGTGTTTTCGCCACATACATCAAATTACCAGCCCTAGTGGTACCCCCTAACCCCTCTTGGCATTAAACTAAAGTTCAACTAACCTCGTTACAAGAGAGCTTTGGCCAAATAAAACTTTACGAAAAGAGTCTAGAATCCAAATTATCCGGACCGTAAAGATAttgatcgaattggtttatGTCATGTTCGTTGCACCATTTGCATCGCGCAAAATaaataatgtgaaaaaaaaaacattttcttaaaagtgaTCGCTTGCATCGTTTACAGAATTAAATGAAAGGTAAATacatataaattattttttataatgaaaatattttccattggctaattattttaaatctCACAAGTGACtggttttagaaaaaaaagttgCCAAATCGTATACGATCATTTAATTGGTAAATCTGTTTTCTGAGGAAAAAACGGCAAAGACAGTTGCTGTGGTGTAGTGGTTATCACGTTAGTCTTACACACTAAAGGTCTCCAGTTCGATCCTGGGCAGCAACActtctttccctttctatttttttgtttctttcaccTTTTATGATGTAAACGGAGAAAACCGAATagttttttgcttgaatttatgTTGCTGAGAGTGAGCGCTCGTCCTTCGAATATACGTTACCACACGGAGAAATCAACTGCCAAAGTTTGGTAAATCTCATGAACCTTTCTTTTGATCTTCTTCATCGACGACGGGGCACAAGTGAATACACAAAAGTCCGTCGATTTAAGTGCGCTCAACACTAAGCATTAGTAAACCAAGACGAGCGAGATCGATTACGAGATAGCTTGGAATGGCTGATGCGCCTGAGAAGAGATGACGGGGCACAAGTGAATACACAAAAGTCCGTCGATTTAAGTGCGCTCAACACTAAGCATTAGTAAACCAAGACGAGCGAGATCGATTACGAGATAGCTTGGAATGGCTGATGCGCCTGAGAAGAGACGGAGGCGGTAATCATTCAGACTTTTTTTCTCAAACAGCCACCGGGATCCGGAAGGGCGAATTAGCCTTTGCTTGGAGTTCTTGCAGAAGGGTTTTTTTGGCTGAAGCACATGATTCGGCGAGGAGAAACCCCAAGTGAAAATGAGGAGCGCCAAAGCATCCGATATAAGGGTGAGAGGTGGAAACAACCACCCATCTCAATCCACAGCTAACAAAATCTACCAAACACATTGATGAGACGATGCAAGGAGAAATGAAGAGCATGGGGCTGCTGCGAACGGATATGATCTTCTGTTTTAACTCCACGAGTTGCACCTGCAGACACCACAAATAAGCAAACATGTGTATCAGCAGCACGACAGCCGGCCAAATAGTACTCAAGTGACGACCACAACAGCTTCTTAAAAGGACACTCGTTCCGCCGGTCATGTCATCGGGAGCATTGTTTTCCCTGTGTTAATTGATGGATATGTCCCAGGGGATTAGCAACTATGGTCTGAACAAATGGGTGCAACAAAGAAACTAATCTGTATACCAGCATCAAACCAATCAGTATGAACTTCTCAGACACCAGGAAAGTTGTAGATTTTATAGTAGCAACTAACCTTTCAGAGCCCTCAATCCATGATTCACTAGACACACTAGCATGGTAATTCTCTCTAGCATCTTTCTCAAAGACCACAATAGTTTATGGCAAGTtaggccaaaaaaaattaatgaaacccaaaagagggaaagaaagcATTCTGATTTTCACGTGATTAAACACAGTTGCTCACAGGAAAAGAACACATTTTGTCAGCAAATAAAGCTAACACTGCTTCAGATGACCCGGATCTCACCGGTGTTATGGTCATGTATTCGAAAGTAAATCTTATCACGTCTTTTTTTACCTTTAGAAGATGGTAAAGGTTTTTAGAGACCTCTTGATTCCATTGTCTATTTTAGCCTCAATAAAATGGACCGATAACTCAGAAGTACCAACAAGACAAATGTATTTTACAACAAGAGTATGGCTTAGCCTTGataaactaacaaaaaataacttcagtAGAAAGGTTATTGTACAACACGTTTTCTTCTCCGACAATTTCGCTCGAGAATTATTCTTATATAGCTAAGCAAAAAATCACCGCTGCTCTAAAATCATTAGATATGTCTTGCATACCATGTGTCAGGGCGAATTGCATCTAGAAGTTGATTACTCAAAATGGTTCAACAGGGTTCTTATACTCAGTTGGCAAACACGTTCAACCTCACTCGAGCGGTCACTTCCGGATGAAGCTTCAGCTCTGCGATATATTCTCCCGTTTCCCGGATTTCTGGAAGAACAACAATTCGTTTGTCCACTTCCCTGCAAAGAACAACAAAATAAACTGAAGCAACTAGGGAAATACACCCACCTACACTCACCAGAAGATTGCTCCTCTCAACAATCTTTTAATTAAAATGTTCACTTGATGGTCCAACATTAGAAGTCCTTTCAAACAAAGCTACGACATAATGCAAGCTCAGAGCCACAATTCAGAACTATGTCCGACTTTTAACAGGCCAATAAAGCAAAATTCCCATAGAGAGAAGTAAGATCAAGGCcatttcattttgaaaaaggaaccACAACTTGAATAACTAAGAAAGCCTCAAATATACAAGCCTACATGTTTTTAATGTGTGATGGTGGAAAACTTTTAAGTGAGCCAAAGTCATTGGGCTAGGGTATTCTGTTTCAATATTCAAGCCATGACAttaagtctcaaaattctctcgTGACAAACACACAAACCTGTAAGGAGAGTTATTCCCACACATGAAGAGTTGCGGTTGTGTGGTTTATAAcccaaaaatattgaaaaacggTTGCTGAGGAAAAGAGTACGCAGACAAGTCTTTTTAGCATATCTAAAATCATGGTGGGCATGTAGACATCTGCCAAGAAAGCCACAAAATCAGTACCTCTGGAGCTGCGCCTTTATAATATCTACGAGATCTTGAGCAGTCACGCTGCAGAGAAGGTCGACTATTAGACATCCAAAGACAATACATAAAAGAAAGGTTTGATGTCAACTTGATACAACTTACCTTCCAaaaatttgttttccttttccaccTTTTCGCTTCACCTTGAATGCTCCAACAGTTTCAAACATTAAAGCAAGTTGCTGCGCTTCTTCTTTTACCTAAACAAAATGAAGGGTCACTGTTAACAATAAGAATATGAACCTGATAGAGACAGCAGTTAGAAGCAAAGGAGGAACCAAGCTCATGGCCCTGCTCTTCTTGACAAAATGAACATTGTATGAAAGAAACTTTGAGAATATTAGGAAGTCAAATTCTATATATTAAATATGAGAATCATATGGGTAAATTGTATCCAGAGTAGGTACATCTAGGGCTAATCAGCCCTAGATgcataaagaaaatttaatgaTCTTCAAATATCTTAAGCATGCGaatgaagccaaaaaaaaagtcaattacccTCTTCTTCTCAGCttcaattctttcttcttccattcTCATCTCCCTGTATGATATGACAGTGACACAGTTATTCCCTACAAATAAGTAGAAGTTCGGACGATTTacctttaatttattcaataaaaTAGCAGCCACGATAACTGAACCTGATTACAAGACTTCTTTTGTTACGTTTCCCAAGTATTAGTAGAATCAAAATGAATCATTTCGAAGCTCCAAAGAGCCCAACATTAAGCATTTGACCCAAAAGGGGCCAAGCCTTCTTGGATTGGGAAGTTCTTAATAATAGCATAAAGAAACTTGCTTCCCTTAAACTATTTCACATTATTACAGCTTATTTTCACCCGCATCAGGCCTCATAAATTAGAATCCTGATCTTCAGAGAACATATTTTTCTGAGCAAACAACCGatcacaaaaagattatgaATCTCGAGCTTCATAATAACAGATTCCAAAGAAATGACTACTTTGCACTTTGCATCCCTCGAGCAGAATAACATGCTATGTACAATTGTCACCTACACAGAAACTTCAAGAGACATTTCATCTAAAACTTTGACTCTCATGAAACCTCAAATCCCAAGAGCTTGAGAGTCAGCATGAAAGCACACCCAAAACCTTTGCGGGACTAGATTACCACGTCAGCAGGGGAATCAACATACTCCCCAAGGTCATAAATGCTTTCCAATCACATCAAAAATTTATATCAACAAGGAGCTAAATCTAATGCCTTTCTCTCCAGATGAAAGTAGCTCTTCACACGACATGACAAATTTTCTATGCGATGTATCCAAAAAATAACCAGTCACAACAGCTCCAACACCTTCGGGCAAACATATTTAGAACCAAATCTACTCGTAAGAAACAGAAGACCAAATTGAAATGGTCGGGCTGTGCGCATTACTTGAGCAACAAGGGAGTGACAATCTGGGCCTTCCCCATGGGAAGAAGATAGTTCCTGTAGAACCCAGCCTTCACATCCAGAAGCTGACCTTTCTTCCCCAGGTCCTCCATGTCCTCCTTCAGTATTATCTGCTTGaattgaatggaaaaaaaaccaTCAGCCATTCAAACCCATTTCAGCTCTTCAAACATTTTGCCCTTCCAGGTCAAAGAATCTGAAAATGAAACGCcttttataaattaaaaaaaaaaaggaaaagtaatcggaCACGGCTCAATTTCGCACTATGTACGCTTCCGCAGGCAAATGCTCATACAAAGTACCAAAGGCAAAGGCTAAAGCTCCCCGTGTTTTTCAGTTCTTTTCCCAAATTTCCTCAGCAACCAAACGAATTGACAAGCACGACCGATTGGGCTACCTTGCGAGTTTTGTTGGCCTTCTTCTGCGCAACGACAACCATGGCCAACGACCTCTTGTCGGACGACTCAGAGGCCTCGTTCGAGCAACCGCCGAAACTGTAGAGCCGCGAAGAGGAACTCCACGAGAGCGCCGCCGCTGGTGACGTCATTTTCCGACGTAAAAATCCTCGAGAACCGATCGCCCTCTTTCGCAGCTGATGACTCCACTTAATGCTCGTGGCAATGTGATCTTATCCTTTTCTCCGACGAcgaaccgagagagagagaggagagtatACGAGAGGCTTTATACGATTTTGTGTATATTCtgtattttcaatttggtccttcTGCTAAATTTCACATCCCACATCTTGCCCTTGTTTGAAACTTTATATCGATTTTGTGTTCTGGATTATAAGTTTTGTTAAATGTCATAACCAATACTTATACTTTATGAAATGTTCAAAAGGAGAATcgttaataaatatatataaaaaaaattagacacTAAAAATAAGCATTTCATTTTGTAAGCACAAATTGATCGTGATAACGAGCCTAATGAAATTCCGTATCATTCTAGCAAATTATTAGTAGGCTAGTCAATGAAACAGGTTCggataagttttcttttttcttttatttttatttttttgttttgtttgcgAGGGTCA
The genomic region above belongs to Rhodamnia argentea isolate NSW1041297 chromosome 6, ASM2092103v1, whole genome shotgun sequence and contains:
- the LOC115734413 gene encoding zinc finger protein ZAT5 isoform X2: MDLEYPEEFLGAGHDHHSQIAKGKRTKRQRPASPGGEGGGGGDNGSALSPSSSGDNVVYSSAEEEEEDMANCLILLAQGDGRPSRIGCDHDGGKVGVFSGKKFSEVVATAAVGGGAAAAATARAGFYVYECKTCSRVFPSFQALGGHRASHKKPRSIADHDQKIKPCAGVVGSDVNEDEGEGQLGKISPPLSIHVASHKGLHQANKPKIHECNICGSEFTSGQALGGHMRRHRSAPSATTTSAEATGLTELPVAAAAIAGSEKPRNVLSLDLNLPAPPEDDHHHQQAHRRRETSKFQFATSQQPIILASPALVDCHY
- the LOC115734413 gene encoding zinc finger protein ZAT5 isoform X1; protein product: MDLEYPEEFLGAGHDHHSQIAKGKRTKRQRPASPCGAMTSCSSSGGGGGEGGGGGDNGSALSPSSSGDNVVYSSAEEEEEDMANCLILLAQGDGRPSRIGCDHDGGKVGVFSGKKFSEVVATAAVGGGAAAAATARAGFYVYECKTCSRVFPSFQALGGHRASHKKPRSIADHDQKIKPCAGVVGSDVNEDEGEGQLGKISPPLSIHVASHKGLHQANKPKIHECNICGSEFTSGQALGGHMRRHRSAPSATTTSAEATGLTELPVAAAAIAGSEKPRNVLSLDLNLPAPPEDDHHHQQAHRRRETSKFQFATSQQPIILASPALVDCHY
- the LOC115734415 gene encoding 50S ribosomal protein L9, chloroplastic, whose translation is MTSPAAALSWSSSSRLYSFGGCSNEASESSDKRSLAMVVVAQKKANKTRKIILKEDMEDLGKKGQLLDVKAGFYRNYLLPMGKAQIVTPLLLKEMRMEEERIEAEKKRVKEEAQQLALMFETVGAFKVKRKGGKGKQIFGSVTAQDLVDIIKAQLQREVDKRIVVLPEIRETGEYIAELKLHPEVTARVRLNVFAN